In Beutenbergia cavernae DSM 12333, the DNA window CCTCGCCAGCACGGCCTCGTAGACCTCGCGCAGCTGTGCGAGCGTGAACTCGTCCGGCAGGAAGGCGTGCGCGATCTGCGAGTACCCGAGCTTCGCGCGGAGCCGCTGCAGCGCGTAGTCGACGATCTCGGCGTGGTCGAACGCGAGCTCGGGCAGCTCCGCCGCCACGAACCACTCGACGTTCTCACCGTCGACGGCGAGAGCCGCCTCGTCCGGTCGCACCAGCGCCCAGTAGACGATCGACACCACGCGCGCACCCGGGGAGCGGTCGAGCCCGCCGAACGCGTAGAGCTGCTCGAGGTAGCGCGGCGTGAGGCCCGTCGTCCGCTCGAGGGTGCGGCGGGCCGACGTCCCGAGGTCCTCGTCGGGGCGCAGCGGGCCACCGGGGAGCGCCCACATCCCTTCCTGCGGCTGGCGGATGCGGCGCACGAGCGGCAGCCACGGCGTCGCGAGCCCGGTCTCCGGGTGCGGCAGCAGCGCGAGGATCACGCTCGAGACGGCCAGCTCGACGTCGTCGGCCGACGACGACGGCGCGGCGCGGCTCGTGCGCGCGTCGGCACCCGGGTCGTCAGCCACCACGTCCACTCGTCCACCTCGTCCGTCGAGTAAAGGTGAACGTGACCTTATGCCGGACCTTAGAGTCGACTCAACCCTAAGGGGGTGTGAGAGGCGTCACACCCCCGACCTGTCTCCGCGCCGGCGACCCGCCGAGTGCGCGAGTTCTCAGGCGGGATCCGCCCCGAGCAGGCGGCGCAGCGCGTCGACCTGGGCGACGACGAGCCGCTCCCGCTCCGCCCTACCGAGCGCATCGGAGTGCGCGACGGACCAGGAGTCCATCGCCTGCAGCACCGCGAACGCGAGGCGCGCCTGCAGGTCCGGCGGCAGGTCGTCGCGGACGGCGCCGGCAGCGCGCCCGGCGGCCAGCGCGCCGTCGAGCCAGGCGGCCATCGCGGCACGCGTGCGCACGAGAGCCGGCGACGCCGGCGCGTCGGGCAGGTGGAAGAGCTGCGCGAGGGCGAGGTACGAGCCCTCCTGCTGCCCGAGCCGGTCGATCCGCTCGACGAGCTCGCCCACGCGTTCCCAGAAGTCGCCGCGGGTCAGCCCCCTCGGATCGGGAACGGCCAGGTCCACGGCGAGCGCCCGGCCGACCTCGTCGACGACGGCGTCGAACAGTGCCTCCTTGCCGTCGACGTAGTGGTAGAAGGAGCTCTTGCTCATCCGGCACTCGGCGATGATCCGGTTGAGCGAGGCCCGCTCGTACCCCGCCGCGGCGAACTCGCGAGCCGCCGTCGCGAGCAGCAGGGCGCGCCGATCCGCGGGCAGGACGCCGACCTCCCGAGATGCCACGAGGGCACGCTACCACCGCCGTGGACCACCCGGTCCACGGCGGTGCTACGTTGTGTGGACCGTGCAGTCCACACCGAGGAGGTCATCATGCTCGCCGAGAGCTCTGTCCAGGACCAGCTGGACGCCGCACGGCACGACGCCCTGCGCGTGCTGGTCGTCGGCGCCGGCGTCGCCGGCTCGACAGTGGCTCAGCTGCTCCGCGCCCACGGGGTGCATCCTGTGCTCGTCGAACGAGCCGGGCCGGACGCCGGGAGCGGCTACATGCTGGCGCTCATGCCGCTGGTCGACCCCGTGATCGCCGCGCTCGGCGTCGCAGAGACCTATCGCGCGGCAAGCACCCCGCTGCGGCGCTACGAGATCCTGAGCAGCCGCGGGCGCAGGCTCCGCGAATACGGCATGACGAAGCTCCTCGCCGAGTTCGGCGACAACCGCGGGCTCAGCCGCGCCAGCCTGCTGCGCGTGCTCCACTCCCCCGGCGGGGCGATCACGCACCGCGCCACGGTGAGCGCGATCACGCAGACCGAGCGCGCCGCCGTCGTCACCATCGACTCGGGCGACGGTCCGCGGACCGGTGAGTTCGACGTCGTCGTCGTGGCGGACGGCCTGCACTCGACGACGCGCGACCTCGTGCTGGAGCCGGGCGAGGTGACGCGGTTCGACACCGGGTGGGGCGGCTGGGTGACGTGGTCCGACCCTGTCCACGACGCCGAACTGGGCCGTGAGCTGTGGGGAGCGGGAGCGTTCGTGGGGTCCTACCCGGTGGCCGACCGGCTGGGCTACATCGTGTGCGGGCCGCGCGACGAGACTCGCGCCGGGCCGCGCGTGTTCACGGACCGTGTCCGGCGACACCTCCCGAGCGTCGACGCCGCACTGGAGGACGTGCTCGACGTGACGGCCCGGGAGCACGACCCGTACTTCTGGCGTCTCGACGACTGCCGCACGGCCGCCTGGTCGCGGGGACGGGTCGTGCTGCTCGGGGACGCCGCCGCCGGGTTCCTCCCGACCGCGGGAATCGGCGCGGGCATGGCGATGGAGTCGGCCTGGGTACTGGCCGGGCGGCTCGCCGACACGTCACCCGGCGACGTGCCGCACGCGCTCCGGGCGTACGAGCGCGCTCAGCGCCCACGGGTCGAGGCGGCGCAGGACAACTCACGTCAGCTGGCGGGACTGATGTTCCGGCGAAGTCGCGCGTTCGCCGTCGTCCGTGATCTCGCCGCCCGGTTCATGCCGCTCGAGATGGCCATCCGGCCCATCCGGCGCCTGCTGCGGACCAGTCCACAGCCTCAGGCGGCGGCGCCCTCGGCCCAGCCGCCGCGGCGATAGGCCGGCGTCGCGAGCGCCAGGACCACGAGCGCGAGCAGGATGGAGCCGACCATCACCGTCGCCATCGCGACGGCGTCGCCGCCGAGCACCCCGACGATCGGGCTCGCGGTGGCGGCGACGGCCGCCTGCACGGCGCCGATCGTCGCGGCAGCGGCCCCGGCTCGCTCCCCGTGCCGGCTCAGGGCGATGGCCGACGCGTTCGGGGGGACGAATCCGTTGATCGCGATGACCGCCCACAGCGGGATCACCAGCCCCACGATGCCGCCCGCCCCGGTGAGCGCGACGACGAGCAGCGCGACGCAGGCGAGGAGGCTGGCGGGCAGAGCGAGCCGGATGATCCGGATCGGCGCGAACCGCCGGACGATCGCCGCGTTGACCTGCGCCGCCGCCACGAGGCCGATGCCGCCGGCCGCGAAGAGGAGCGCGAACTGGTTCTCGGAGAGCCCGTAGCCCTCGCGGAGGATGAACGGCGAGCCCGCGACGTAGGCCATGAGGGCGGCCATCGCAAGGCCGGGCAGGATCGCGAGGACGAGGAAGTGCCGGTCCCGCACGAGCACGCCGTAGGAGCGCAGGGCACCGCGCAGACCGTCCGTGCGGCGCCGCTCGGTGGGCAGGGTCTCGGGCAGGAACTTCCAGACGGCGAGCATGAGCAGCAGGCCGAGGCCCGCCAGCACGGCGAAGACGGCACGCCAGCCCGCGACGCCGGCGATGGCCCCGCCCACCGTCGGGGCAAGGAGCGGTGCGACGCCGATCACGAGCATGAGGCGGGACAGGATCGCCGACGCCGTGCCGCCGGTGAAGCGGTCACGGATGACGGCCATCGCGACCACCTGGGCGCTCGCGTTGCCCACGCCCTGGATGACGCGCAGCACGACGAGCGGCCAGAGGCCGGGGGCGACGAGGCACAGCAGCGACGCCACGACGTGGAGTCCGATGCCCACGAGGACCGGCGCGCGGCGGCCGAAGCGGTCGGACATCGGGCCGACGAGGAGCTGGCCGATCGCGCCGCCCACGAGGACCGCCGAGATCGTGAGCTGCGCCGAGGCGGTGGTGACGCCGAGGTCGGTCGCGACGTCCGGCATCGACGGGAGATACATGTCGATGGTGACGGCGCCGAGGCCGGACATGGCTCCGAGCAGGAGAACGAACTTCGGGCTCACGCGCTCGTGTCGCACTCGCGCACGGCGCTCAGCTGTCTGCGCGGGGTCGACGGCGGCAGCCGGGTCGACGGCGGCAGCGGGCTCGGCGACGCCGGTCGCCTCGCCGGGTGTGGTGACGTGCGGCGTGGACGGCGCGTGGCGGCGACCGGCAGATCGCCGGTTCAGGACAGGGAGGGGCACGGGCAACAATTCTCGCGGCCGGCGGCGCCGTTGTCGAATCGATTCGAGCGGGTTCGTCGTCCCTTCGCCCGGCGTGCACAAGATCTCCCCCTGGCGCTGGCCACGGACCGCGTGGTGGGATGGGTGGTCCGCGCTTCGAGGAGGTCCGCGTGCCCAACACGTTCGTGCCGGCGGCCTACGACCTGGTGTGGTCGGGTGCCGCCGTGGTCGTGCTCGGCCTCGCCGTGTGGGCGCTCCTGAGCCTGGGCGCGGACCGCACGCTGACGCCGGGCGTGCGCCTCCTGTGGGCCGTGCTCATCGTGGTTGTGCCCGTGCTGGGCGCCGCGGCGTGGCTCCTCGGCGGCCGGTCGACACCTCGCGCCGCCGCGAGCCGCGGCCGGCGTTGAGGATTCTGCCCCCCAGGCCAGAGCGGACTGACCTCGAGCTCAGGCGCCCCGACGACGGCGGCTGACGCCGAGGAGCCCCGCACCGAGCCCGAGGAGCAGCAGGACGGCGCCGACGCTCGGCAGGACCCCGATGCCCGTGCCCGGGAGCCCCGGCCAGCCCGGCCCCGGCCCTGGCGCCGGACCCGGCCCGGGCGGCGGCACCTGCGCGGGGACCTCGAACTCGGCCCAGACCTCCCCGCTGGCATCCCCCGTGAGCGTCACGCGGTGCGTGCCCGGGTCGATGTCGGCGGGAAGAGTCACGGTGAACGTCACAGCGCCGTTCTCGTCGGCGGTCAGCGTGCCCAGGTCGACAGGGTCGGACTCGAGGAGCCCGGACACCGACTCCCCCGGCAGGAAGCCCCTCCCGTAGGCGATCTGCACGTCACCCGCCTCGGCCACGCTCAGCTCGAGCGTCACCGATGCCCCGCCGACGCGGACGAAGCCCGGCTCCGAGGTGTTCCCGGCCTCGTCGGTGGCTGTCGCGGACAGGAGCGTGCCCGTCGGGATCCGCTCGGCGGGCACGCACACGAACCGACCGCCCGCGTCCGCCGTCGTCACACACACGACGTTCCCGCCCGAGTCGCGGATCGTCACCGTCGTGCCCGGCTCGGAGACGCCGGTCACCTCGGCGCCGTTGGTCGGGTCGAGCTGCGGGGGTGCAGGCGCAGTGTCGTCGACGGTCACGGTGACCGGCGCCGACGGTTCGCTCGTGTTGTCCGAGGGGTCGGTCTGGGCTGCGACGAGGGTCGTCTCACCGACCGGCAGCGGACTCGACGGCGTACACGACCAGGCCCCTGTCGCGTCCACGGCAGCCGTGCAGACGACCGTGCCGCCGCCGTCCGTCACCGTGACCGTCGCGCCGGGCTCCCCCGTGCCCTCGACGAGCACGTCCGGACGCACGCTGGCCCCGTCGGACGGTGCGGTGATGACCGGCGGAGCGGGCGGCGTGGTGTCCACGACGGCGACCTGTGCCGTCGTCGTCCCGTTGGCGCCGTTCACGGTGAACGTGAGCACGGCCGTGCCGATCTGCGTGGCTGTCAGGGTGGCGGTGTACGTGCCGTCGCCGTTGTCCGCCACGGCTGACAGCGTCCCGAGCGACGTCGTGATCGTGACGTCGTCGCCGCCGCCCGGCACAGGGTTCCCGTTCGCGTCAACCAGCGTCACGGTGACCGTCGACGACGTCGTCCCGTCCGACTCGATGGTCGCGGGCGCGGCCGCGATCGTCGAGGTGCTCGGGTCCGGCACGCCGACGACGAACTCGACGCTCGCCGTCGCCGCACCGGCTGCGCCGCCGACAGCGAACGAGACGGTCGCCGTCCCGACGCTCGTCGCCGACGTCAAGGTCGCCGTGTACGTGCCGTCGCCGTTGTCCGTCACGGTGCCGAGCGTGCCCGCGCTCGTCGCCATCGTCACGGTCGACCCGCCGGCACCGACCGGGTTGCCGTTCGCATCCAGCAGCGTCACCGTCACGGCTGAGGTACTCACGCCGTCGGCCACGATCTGCGTCGGCGAGGCGACGATCTTCGACGTGCCGGGGTCCGCCGGGCCGGGCACGAAGTCGACCTCGGCCGTGGCCGAGGCGCCGGCGCCGCCGATCGCGAAGCTGACCGTCGCCGTGCCCACCGTCGTCGCCGACGTGAGGGTCGCCGTATAGGTGCCGTCGCCGTTGTTCGTCACGCCGCCGAGGACGCCCAGCGTCGTCGTGAGGGTGACGACGTCGCCGGCGTCCGTCACGGGGTTGCCGTTGCCGTCCCGCAGGGTCACCGTGACCGTCGACGTGGAGACGCCGTCGGCGGTGATGCTCGCCGGGTCGGCGGCGATCTCGGACGTCGTCGTCGACGGCACGCCCGCGACGAACGCGACGGTGGCCGTCGCGGTCCCCGGCGTGCCGTTCAGCGCGAACGTGATGATCGCGGCCGGCGGGTCGGTCGACGTCGGCGACGTGAGGACGGCGGTGTAGGTGCCGTCGCCGTTGTCGCTCACCGGGCCGAGGGCACCGGCGTCGGTGCTCATGGTCACCGTGCCACCGGACGCGCCGACGGGGTTGCCGTTCGCGTCCAGCAGCGTGAGCGTGACGGTCGACGTGCTGACGCCGTCGGCGGTGATCTGCGTGGGGTCAGCGGTGATCGTGGACGTCGCGGGATCGGGCGCGCCGGCGGTGAACGCCACGCTCGCCGTGCTCGAGCTCGCGGCACCGTTCACCGTGAACG includes these proteins:
- a CDS encoding NUDIX hydrolase, with translation MDVVADDPGADARTSRAAPSSSADDVELAVSSVILALLPHPETGLATPWLPLVRRIRQPQEGMWALPGGPLRPDEDLGTSARRTLERTTGLTPRYLEQLYAFGGLDRSPGARVVSIVYWALVRPDEAALAVDGENVEWFVAAELPELAFDHAEIVDYALQRLRAKLGYSQIAHAFLPDEFTLAQLREVYEAVLARQVDPANFRRQMLASDVLEPTGRRVEGTSHRPPSLYRYSGDAAQGRRNLLTPREKSV
- a CDS encoding FAD-dependent oxidoreductase — translated: MLAESSVQDQLDAARHDALRVLVVGAGVAGSTVAQLLRAHGVHPVLVERAGPDAGSGYMLALMPLVDPVIAALGVAETYRAASTPLRRYEILSSRGRRLREYGMTKLLAEFGDNRGLSRASLLRVLHSPGGAITHRATVSAITQTERAAVVTIDSGDGPRTGEFDVVVVADGLHSTTRDLVLEPGEVTRFDTGWGGWVTWSDPVHDAELGRELWGAGAFVGSYPVADRLGYIVCGPRDETRAGPRVFTDRVRRHLPSVDAALEDVLDVTAREHDPYFWRLDDCRTAAWSRGRVVLLGDAAAGFLPTAGIGAGMAMESAWVLAGRLADTSPGDVPHALRAYERAQRPRVEAAQDNSRQLAGLMFRRSRAFAVVRDLAARFMPLEMAIRPIRRLLRTSPQPQAAAPSAQPPRR
- a CDS encoding PLDc N-terminal domain-containing protein — its product is MPNTFVPAAYDLVWSGAAVVVLGLAVWALLSLGADRTLTPGVRLLWAVLIVVVPVLGAAAWLLGGRSTPRAAASRGRR
- a CDS encoding TetR/AcrR family transcriptional regulator, with the translated sequence MASREVGVLPADRRALLLATAAREFAAAGYERASLNRIIAECRMSKSSFYHYVDGKEALFDAVVDEVGRALAVDLAVPDPRGLTRGDFWERVGELVERIDRLGQQEGSYLALAQLFHLPDAPASPALVRTRAAMAAWLDGALAAGRAAGAVRDDLPPDLQARLAFAVLQAMDSWSVAHSDALGRAERERLVVAQVDALRRLLGADPA
- a CDS encoding multidrug effflux MFS transporter, which encodes MPLPVLNRRSAGRRHAPSTPHVTTPGEATGVAEPAAAVDPAAAVDPAQTAERRARVRHERVSPKFVLLLGAMSGLGAVTIDMYLPSMPDVATDLGVTTASAQLTISAVLVGGAIGQLLVGPMSDRFGRRAPVLVGIGLHVVASLLCLVAPGLWPLVVLRVIQGVGNASAQVVAMAVIRDRFTGGTASAILSRLMLVIGVAPLLAPTVGGAIAGVAGWRAVFAVLAGLGLLLMLAVWKFLPETLPTERRRTDGLRGALRSYGVLVRDRHFLVLAILPGLAMAALMAYVAGSPFILREGYGLSENQFALLFAAGGIGLVAAAQVNAAIVRRFAPIRIIRLALPASLLACVALLVVALTGAGGIVGLVIPLWAVIAINGFVPPNASAIALSRHGERAGAAAATIGAVQAAVAATASPIVGVLGGDAVAMATVMVGSILLALVVLALATPAYRRGGWAEGAAA